TCAACCTGGCGGTCGTGACCTTCCCCTAGCTTGACGAGCGACTCCGACCACTCAGCCCCGACGGCCGGACACCCGTGGGGGACCGGGGCCGGATAGGCTCGCCGGTGCCGTGGTGCTCGGGAAGCCGGAGGAAAAGCCGGCGCGGCCCTCGCCACTGTAGTCGCGGAGTCACGCGGCCCTCGTCCGTCCCCGAGTGGGGCGGAGACCACTGGATCCCGAGGATCCGGGAAGGTCGGTCGCGCGGCGTCGATGCGAAAGCCAGGAGACCGGCCACGGCGACATGTTCCACGAGGGTTTGGAGAAGAACATGCGCCATGACCGGCGTTCGGCGTCCCCTGACGACGCCTCGGCACCATCGAATGACACAGCACCATCGAATGACACAGCGTCACCGAGCAACGCGGCACCATCGAACGACACGGCACCATCACGAGACTCGGTGAACGCACCGCGCATCACCCTGCTGTCCACCTCCGACACGGACCTGCTCTCCGCGCGGGCCTCCCGCGCGCACTGGACGCTCGGCAACCCGTCCCGGATCGACGTGGAGGCGGACCTGCCCGGTCTGATCGCAGGCGCCGACCTGGTGGTGGTCCGGATCCTCGGCTCTCGGCGGTCGTGGGAGCCCGGATTCGCCGCGGTCCTGGCCTCGGGACGGCCGGTGGTCGTCCTCGGCGGCGAGCAGGCCCCGGACGCCGACCTGATGGAGCTGTCCACGGTGCCGATCGGGATCGCGGCCGAGGCGCACCGCTACCTCGCCGAGGGCGGGGAGCGGAATCTCGCCCAGCTGCACGCCTTCCTCTCGGACACGGTGCTGCTCACCGGAGCCGGCTTCGAACCCCCGGAGAGCGTCCCGGTGTGGGGGATGCCGCCACGACCGGGCGCCGACTCCCCGGCGAGTGGTCACGAACGACGAGATTCCCGGAACGGGACCTGGGAGAACGTGATCGGAACTGACCAGTCGCGGGGCGTCCCCCGCGTCGGGGTGCTCTACTACCGTGCCCACGAGGTCAGCGGGAACTCCGAGTTCGCGCACGCGCTCGCCGACGCGATCGACGCCACCGGGCAGGCCGTGGGCGTGCCGGTGTTCGCCGGGTCCCTGCGCTCGGCCCCCGACGAGTTGTTCGACGCACTCGGCTCGCTCGACGCCCTGGTCGTCACCGTCCTGGCCGCCGGCGGCACCACACCCGGAGCGGTGAGCGCGGGTGGCGAGGACGAGACCTGGGACGTCGAACGCATCGCCGCTCTCGACATCCCGGTCCTGCAGGGCCTGTGTCTGACGTGGAGCCGGGAGGACTGGGAGGCCTCCGACGACGGCGTCAACCCGCTGGACTCGGCCAACCAGATCGCCATCCCGGAGTTCGACGGCCGGATCATCACCGTGCCGTTCTCCTTCAAGGAGATCGACGCCGACGGCCTCCCGCGCTACGTGGCCGATCCCGAACGCTGCGCCCGCGTCGCGGGGATCGCGGTCTCCCACGCCCGGCTGCGCCACGTGCCCGCTGCCGACCGCCGGATCGCCCTGGTGCTCTCGGCGTACCCGACCAAGCACTCCCGGATCGGCAACGCGGTCGGGCTCGATACCCCGGTGTCGACCATCCGGCTCCTGCGCCGGATGCGCGACGAGGGGTACGACCTCGGGCCGGCCGACGGGCCCATCGCCCGCTTTCTCGATCGCTCCGAGGAGTTGCCCGACGACTCGGCCGCCGGTGACGCGCTGATCCACGCGCTGATCGCCGCGGGTGGGCAGGACGAGGAGTGGCTGACCAACGCCCAGCTCACCGACAGCCACGTCAGGATCAGCACCGACGACTACCTGAAGTGGACCGCGGACCTGCCCGAGTCCCTGCGCGGGGAGATGGTCGAGGCGTGGGGCCCGGCCCCCGGGCAGCTGTTCGTCAACGACGCCGGCGAGATCGTCCTGGCCACCATCCAGGCCGGCAATGTCGTCCTCTTGATCCAGCCGCCGCGCGGGTTCGGGGAGAACCCCGTCGCCATCTACCACGATCCCGAGCTTGCCCCGTCCCACCACTACCTGGCCGCGTACCGGTGGCTGGCGCACGGCTTCCGCGCGCACGCGCTGGTCCACCTGGGCAAGCACGGGTCCCTGGAGTGGCTGCCGGGCAAGAACGCCGCGCTGTCTGCGGCGTGCGCGACCGACGCGGCGATCGCCGACCTGCCGCTGATCTACCCGTTCCTCGTCAACGACCCCGGGGAGGGCGCCCAGGCCAAACGCCGCGCCCACGCGACGATCGTCGACCACCTGGTGCCGCCGATGGCCCGAGCGGAGTCCTACGGCGACGTCGCCCGCCTCGAGCAGCTGCTGGACGAGTACGGGAACATCGCGTCGATGGACCCGGCCAAACTGCCGGCCATCCGCGCGCAGATCTGGACCCTCATGCGGTCCGCGCACATGCACGAGGACCTGGGCCTGGAGCAGCAGCCCGGGGACGAGGAGTTCGACGACTTCCTGCTGCACGTCGACGGCTGGCTGTGTGAGATCAAGGACGTCCAGATCCGGGACGGACTGCACGTGCTGGGGCAGGCGCCGGCCGGCGAGGCGCGGGTGAACCTGGTCCTGGCGATCCTGCGGGCCTCGCAGGTGTGGGGCGGCGAGTTCGGCGCCGTTCCCGGTCTGCGCCGCGCCCTCGGGCTGGGGGAGGACGCCCCGACCCCGGAGGTCGACCGCGTGGAGGCCCTGGCCCGGGCGCTGGTCGAGGGGATGGACGCACGGGGGTGGGACGTCGCGGCGGTGCCGGAGGTCCTGGCCGACGCGGGGCTCGGGA
This Dietzia psychralcaliphila DNA region includes the following protein-coding sequences:
- the cobN gene encoding cobaltochelatase subunit CobN yields the protein MFHEGLEKNMRHDRRSASPDDASAPSNDTAPSNDTASPSNAAPSNDTAPSRDSVNAPRITLLSTSDTDLLSARASRAHWTLGNPSRIDVEADLPGLIAGADLVVVRILGSRRSWEPGFAAVLASGRPVVVLGGEQAPDADLMELSTVPIGIAAEAHRYLAEGGERNLAQLHAFLSDTVLLTGAGFEPPESVPVWGMPPRPGADSPASGHERRDSRNGTWENVIGTDQSRGVPRVGVLYYRAHEVSGNSEFAHALADAIDATGQAVGVPVFAGSLRSAPDELFDALGSLDALVVTVLAAGGTTPGAVSAGGEDETWDVERIAALDIPVLQGLCLTWSREDWEASDDGVNPLDSANQIAIPEFDGRIITVPFSFKEIDADGLPRYVADPERCARVAGIAVSHARLRHVPAADRRIALVLSAYPTKHSRIGNAVGLDTPVSTIRLLRRMRDEGYDLGPADGPIARFLDRSEELPDDSAAGDALIHALIAAGGQDEEWLTNAQLTDSHVRISTDDYLKWTADLPESLRGEMVEAWGPAPGQLFVNDAGEIVLATIQAGNVVLLIQPPRGFGENPVAIYHDPELAPSHHYLAAYRWLAHGFRAHALVHLGKHGSLEWLPGKNAALSAACATDAAIADLPLIYPFLVNDPGEGAQAKRRAHATIVDHLVPPMARAESYGDVARLEQLLDEYGNIASMDPAKLPAIRAQIWTLMRSAHMHEDLGLEQQPGDEEFDDFLLHVDGWLCEIKDVQIRDGLHVLGQAPAGEARVNLVLAILRASQVWGGEFGAVPGLRRALGLGEDAPTPEVDRVEALARALVEGMDARGWDVAAVPEVLADAGLGSGEAGTGGAGGESAGGAIENGAVENAAGTNGAVENDVVTTSAVENGAVQNGDEVGRVLEFAAREVVPRLAATVDELDAVMHALDGGFVPAGPSGSPLRGLVNVLPTGRNFYTVDPRAIPSRLAWETGQAMADSLLDRHVAETGEYPSSVGLSIWGTSAMRTSGDDVAEVLALLGVRPEWDEASRRVNGMEVIPAAELGRPRIDVTVRISGFFRDAFPHVITMLDDAVQLVAELDEPDEQNHVAAHTRADLAEHHDHRRATTRIFGSAPGSYGAGILQTIEAGNWRDDRDLAEVYTRWGGFAYGRDLEGVPAADDMRTNYRRIAVAAKNIDTREHDIADSDDYFQYHGGMIATVRALTGAEPRAYVGDSTTPDAIRTRSLAEETVRVFRARVVNPRWIAAMQRHGYKGAFELAATVDYLFGFDATAGVVHDWMYDTLAREYVLDQTNQEFLRRSNPWALRGMIERLSEAADRGLWAEPDAEIMDRMRQVYLDVEGDLEDTHGD